Genomic window (Rubidibacter lacunae KORDI 51-2):
GGCCGACGCCACATGGGACGATTCGCTGCTGGCCTTGTTTGGCATCCCCCCGCACTTCATGCCCGAAATCCGTCCGAGTATGGGCGACTTCGGCACGCTCGACGAGGAAATCCTCGGTATACCAATTCCGATTACGGCGATCTTCGGCGACCAGCAAGCTGCCTTGTTCGCTCACGGTTGCGATCTACCCGGGATGCTTAAGTGTACTTACGGGACGGGTTGCTTCCTGATTTCACAAACGGGTGGCGAACTCACGCGATCGCGCAATCGCTTGCTTTCAACGGTGGCGTGGACGCAATCCAAGGACGGGCAACTGCAGGCCAACTATGCCCTCGAAGGTGCGATGTTTACGACCGGGGCTTGCATTCAGTGGTTGCGCGACGGACTCCAGCTGATTCGCTCGGCACCCGAAACGGAACCGCTCTCGCTAAAGGTTGACGATACCAACGGCGCATATTTTGTCCCGGCATTGAGCGGATTGGGCACTCCTCATTGGGATATGAACGCGCGCGGAGCCTTCGTCGGCATTACGGGCGGCGTTCGGCGCGAACACATCGTGCGCTCGGTGTTGGAGGCGATCGCCTACCAGGTCAAGGAAGTGGTCGATGCCATGAACCGCGATGGCGATACTCCCATCAGCCGCCTGAAAGTCGATGGCGGTGCGTCCCAAAACAATTTCTTGATGCAGTTTCAAGCAGATGCTCTAGGCGTTCCGGTGGAAAGACCGGCAATTCTGGACGCCACTGCACAGGGTGCGGCCTTCGGAGCGGGCCTGGCAGCCGGCTCCTGGGACGACTACGGCATGCTAGTGCACCAGCGCAAAGTCGATCGCGTCTTCGAACCGGGAGCAGGGAGTACGCAAGCCCAAGGCAACTTTACCGACTGGCAGCGTGCGGTAGAACGCGCCAAGAACTGGGCTATGTAGGGGTATTAGGCGAAGCGATCGCGCAGTTTGGGTGGAGCTATAGCGATCGCGTCACTTTTTGGCTATTCTCATAAGAGTAGGTTTAGCAACCCCGATCCACGGGCGATTAGCTCAGCGGTAGAGCGCCTGCCTTACAAGCAGGATGCCACTGGTTCAAATCCAGTATCGCCCATCTTTATCACCGCTTATTCAATTGTGGTGTCCCGTTCAGTCTCGCAAGTCTTTTGGTCTCGTGTCTGGCTTCTAAAGGAGACTCGAATGTTTCCCCTACAGGGCTAACAATCGGAGAGTCCTATCTTTAGCGGACCGAGGTAGACAGTTGCGATCTGCAACGGCTGGACTTCTGCCGAACTGGGCTCGCTTGCACCGGGAACGGAAAGTATTAAAGGCTCATACCATTCCCAAATATTCACTCACCTAAACTAAACTCCTCCAAACCGGTAATGTAGGCCTTCAGGGATCTGGTTAAGCTGATGTTCCCCGATTGGGTAGAAGGACTCGGCCACGCTTGAGTGCAGCATCTAGCGCTGAAATCGACGCCGACCTCAAATTGGCGGGCATACCTACAGAGAACGAATTCAGCTTATCCCAAGTGCAGTTATCCTCGGTCCGCAAGTCCCGTTCCGCTGCAACTGGTTGAGGGGCTGGAGCCCGGCACTTGGGCATAATTGCATCGCCTCCACGACACGTCAGTGACGGACTGGGACACCATTATCTTGTTACCAGAATTCGCCAAACTGCGGTAAACCTGCCACAAGCGCGAAGCGATTTTGTCGAGTTGGATAAAGTCCTATCCATCGTTAACATCGGGTGAGCAGTGTCGGCAGTAAGGTCGATGCCCGCGAAAAGGTGCTGCCTGAATTGCTAAGATGCTAAGCTGACAGGCTTCACCCCCATATTTCTCGGGCGCTTGGGGGCTTGAGATATAATTGGGTGCCATCCCAGGTCATCTCGATAAATTTATGAACGTGTCAGCTCCGAAGAATTTGAAGTGGTCTCAGTTCAGACATTACAGAGAGTTGATGGGGACTTTAGTTGAGAGAAACCTCAAGGGGCGTTACAGAGGCTCCTCCCTAGGGATCTTCTGGTCCCTCCTCAATCCTATGATCATGGCTGGTATTTACACGGCTGTCTTGGGCAATGCTTTTGCAGAACATTTTGATAATTCAATTATTAATTATATTCTTGCAGCTTTCACCGGACTGGCAATCTTTCATTTCTTCTCTGCGGCGACGTCTCAGGCGCTCAACAGCGTTGTTTCCAATGGTGGACTGCTCAACAAAATCTACTTACCGGTTAGCGTTTTTCCTTCAGCAGCAATAGCCGCAAACATTTTTCAGTTTTCAGTTGCAACTTTACCTTTATTCGCGATAGTAACCATTTGGCGATCGCAAAGCATTGTGAATGTTTTTGCATTGATTTTCCCAGTAATAGCCTTGATACTCGTGAGTAGCGGGGTCGGCTATTTTCTTAGTGCAACATTCGTTTTCTTCCGCGACACCCCCCACCTCTATCAAGTCACGATTTATGCTTTGCGAATTGCAACTCCTGTCTTTTACCCGGTAGAGATTGTTCCCGAGAGGCTCAGACCTTTCATTGTATTAAACCCTCTGTCACAGGTTATTGAAAGCGTCCGGCAGATTACGCTCTCAGGAGATCCACCCGACCTCAATCTCATACTGGGAACGGTGCTGAGTAGCCTTGTTGTCGCCATCCTCGGATGGATCTGGTTCGGGCGGTTGCGCCCGCATTTCATGGACTTGTTGTAGATGGAAGTAATTCGCTTGGATCGGGTATCTCTCTATCGAAGAACTCAGGAGGAGTTTTCCTACGATTTCAAAACGAGTCTCATATCTCTATTAGAGGGCAAGTATCGTCACCCCAATCGCAAGCTCGTTCTCAGCGACATAAATTTAACGCTGAGAGCTGGCGATCGAGTTGGCATTGTCGGAGCAAATGGTTCCGGCAAATCAACCCTTCTGAAGGTTATCTGTGGGATTTTGAAACCAACGGGTGGGAAGGTATCAGTCTCGGGGAACCTTGCTCCACTAATCGAGCTGGGTGCTGGATTTGATGCAAGTATGAGTGTTTCCGACAATGTTATCATGTACGGCGTCATGTTGGGATTTGCGCGTCGGGAAATGCGGCGCCGTCTACCATCAATTCTCGACTTCGCCGAGTTAGAAGACTATGCGTTTGCACCGGTAAAGTCCTTGTCTTCAGGAATGAAAGCGCGTTTGGGTTTTGCCGTTGCGACTGACGTACGTCCAGATATTTTATTACTCGATGAAGTGCTGTCCGTAGGAGATGCACAATTTCGCAAAAAGTGTCGCCGGCGCATCGAGAAGTTCTGGGCAGAGAACGTCACGATTATCGTGGTTTCTCACGATCTTAAATTCATACGGCAGTGGTGCCAGCGAGCAGTCTGGTTAGAGCATGGCAAAATCGCATTTACTGGCAGTGTGG
Coding sequences:
- the glpK gene encoding glycerol kinase GlpK — translated: MTVNKKQYVLALDLGTTGNRAILFDANGGVVGQSYGELTQYYPHPGWLEHDPMEIWQDTRSSMQQVLRSTGVAPKEIAAIGLTVQRETCLLWDKTTGRPLHNAIVWQDRRTADMCRKLVEMGAADRLEDSTGLVLDAYFSATKIAWLLDWVKANHPETNLDNILAGTIDTWVLWNLTGRNVHATDHSNASRTMLMNLADATWDDSLLALFGIPPHFMPEIRPSMGDFGTLDEEILGIPIPITAIFGDQQAALFAHGCDLPGMLKCTYGTGCFLISQTGGELTRSRNRLLSTVAWTQSKDGQLQANYALEGAMFTTGACIQWLRDGLQLIRSAPETEPLSLKVDDTNGAYFVPALSGLGTPHWDMNARGAFVGITGGVRREHIVRSVLEAIAYQVKEVVDAMNRDGDTPISRLKVDGGASQNNFLMQFQADALGVPVERPAILDATAQGAAFGAGLAAGSWDDYGMLVHQRKVDRVFEPGAGSTQAQGNFTDWQRAVERAKNWAM
- a CDS encoding ABC transporter permease, translating into MNVSAPKNLKWSQFRHYRELMGTLVERNLKGRYRGSSLGIFWSLLNPMIMAGIYTAVLGNAFAEHFDNSIINYILAAFTGLAIFHFFSAATSQALNSVVSNGGLLNKIYLPVSVFPSAAIAANIFQFSVATLPLFAIVTIWRSQSIVNVFALIFPVIALILVSSGVGYFLSATFVFFRDTPHLYQVTIYALRIATPVFYPVEIVPERLRPFIVLNPLSQVIESVRQITLSGDPPDLNLILGTVLSSLVVAILGWIWFGRLRPHFMDLL
- a CDS encoding ABC transporter ATP-binding protein; this translates as MEVIRLDRVSLYRRTQEEFSYDFKTSLISLLEGKYRHPNRKLVLSDINLTLRAGDRVGIVGANGSGKSTLLKVICGILKPTGGKVSVSGNLAPLIELGAGFDASMSVSDNVIMYGVMLGFARREMRRRLPSILDFAELEDYAFAPVKSLSSGMKARLGFAVATDVRPDILLLDEVLSVGDAQFRKKCRRRIEKFWAENVTIIVVSHDLKFIRQWCQRAVWLEHGKIAFTGSVDETVERYLAEVERV